From the genome of Vairimorpha necatrix chromosome 8, complete sequence:
AAATAATGGAAACCTTTTTTTACCGTCCTGCATGCCCATTTGAGACTTGCATCAATTTTGGAGAGCTGCtcgtttttaataaaaaaatcttaatgACTATACAATCcttttgtaaatttcaATTAATTCTCTGTAGTATAAGAACAAATGCCTCAAATAggatatttatttctatgGACCTAAAAGCAATCTTctcttgtttttttactaacGTTGTTGAAAGTATACTATGAAAAAAGAGCAATAACTCTTGTCTTTCGTCGTTACATGTTATTGAATAATTCCTTaaaggaaaaaatttttatcataaaaagtACAAATAAACATCGACGACATTTTTTTAccttttttcaaaaagcTTTTCTTTGAAATCGCTTCGaacgattttttttatttttttacccttcTTAAGTATAGATTTTAGGAGCTGAGATCCGAAAGACCCCCTACCCTCTGAGGGAGttcactttattttttcgaacccaaaaaacgaagtgcaaaataaaaaggaGCAGGAAGGGgacaaaaatttctaagCACTTATGACATctaaaataacaaataaatatatgctTAGATacgaaataaattttggatttaattaaaatcatttaaagtattgtatctttttgcccttcttattttttcaattttttttatttttggtttattataaaaagagattttcttcaaatatctaattttataataaaccaaaaattaaaaatataaataacatttatataaggaaaattaaataaatgtcaACGATCTATAAAGATtgttaaatcaaaaaatttaatttaaaatatgagaagttatttagaattatataattttatgattatattatttttttaaatgaatttcgtatacaaatatatatttgtttggtattttttatgtttaaagaTGCAAGTAATTTGAGTGCTATGATTGCTTCTCCTTTATTTTGGACTTTGTTTTTGGggttcaaaaaaataaagtgaaCACCCTTAGAGGGGGGCGTTTTGGTCCccaattctaaaaaatcagaagggtaaaaaatgcttgttaattaatttaattgtaaaaacttgtattaaaatataattgtgtACATTATTGTGGTATTTCTCAGTCGGACCTTCATCGTACTGAGAAAACACTCTACTATACTTGATATAGTTTTATCATTTtgattaatatatttgtgaTTACtgttaatatatttattgttctTATTGTTGTTGTTCATTCTTTCAGAAAAACTTGCCCctaaacaaattatttttatttatacaaaaatactttCTAGAAAAATCGTTGAGATTATTGACATCTCGACATGTCGATAATCTCATGTGGTTAATACcacaataatatatatttatttattgtttttaatgtaataagtgcttagtaatttttgtccCCTTCCTGCTCCACCTTTATTTTGCACTTAGTTTTGGggggttcgaaaaaataaagtgaaCACCCTCAGAGGGGGAGGTCTATTAGCACCTTTAAcgaattttatttgaaattgCTCCGAACGgtatcatttattttaatgaaCCATAATACATAACTACAGAGGGTTGCATTTTTAtggtatattttttgaaaaaaaatttgaattttatattttacaatcATCAATAGAAATATgcttaaaataatatacatTCTCAGTTAattagataaatttatgtttttccTTGCGATTTCACAAACATACCATAATAGTGTGGAATCATTTACACTATAAACTAAACCATTTTCAGAACTTGTTCTAAATCTGTTTCTATTGTATTCTGAAATCTCGTATAGcacaaaatcaaaattttatcacagaaaaaaaaaaacacttTAATATTGAGGAGCCGTGGTGCATATAGAGgcaaaaaacataaaaaatgcataattcttttaattatctCAAAACTTCTcttaaataatgaaaatttgCAACCCAGTGCGACTACTTTCTCGCTTTTCTAggcataaaaaaaagtttttttgtttttaaaataagtgGACTATGAAAATTCAAAGTTGGACTAATGAAATGCAGAACCCTGCAATTCTATAAAaggttttatatatatgtaaaataacACAAATAATGTACAATTGAATACAAATGTGTTTTTATCAAAAGTAGATGTCCATAGACGATTTTAAATTCGTTTTGATATTACCTCTGTCTAATAGCATAAGCTCATCTGAAAATGTTTCagtcatttaaaaatcattcaATAAATAGTTATCCGGAAACAAACTATAAGAGGATATAACTCGGAAAGCTGAGATAAAGTAAACAAAGGAAacttaatatataaattacaaaaaaaaattcacatTTACGCAACTTGCAGAGGACTGTCCTGctagatatttttaaaaacgcATATTATaacaaatgaaaaattactTCCTAATTTATTggggttaaaaaatctaaaatatttttcactttttttttgttgtaatCCGATAAACAATACCTATATATATCACtcattttcttattttcaaatttataaattatcgACGCAAAATTATAACATTCCAGCTCTGTTGAAAATAACTTAATTgtatagaatattttttcccaAACTTCTTTAACAGTTCtcacaagaaaaaaataatgaatatctaaatcatataaaactttatataaatcaatatttttttcttgatatGATCCTGGAAGTTTTGCTAGTTCTTTAAAGCTTCTAAATATTGGTTCATTAATTTCCACATCTTCATTGATATAATTTTCGGCTTCAAGTTTTAAGATCATTTTCATGTATTGTTCCGTTTCCCCATCTTTTTGCATATTTGTTATCAGTTTATGTTCTAATAactgaatttttttaattttcttattgcacaaaaactatttatatCATTAATACTTATAATATTCCACTTAGCGCATATATGTTGAAAAATGAGGCAAAATGCCGAATCagatttattaagaatTCTTTGTACAAGAAAATtcacttttttattttgttctaTTACactataaaacaaaatcaaaaatttatccttttgatttttatttagaaatcGATCAAAAATAGTTTTAAGTTTAGAAATACAAGATTCTTTATCAGATGTTTCATTACTGATATCgtaagttaaaaaattgttggAATAACAGTATGTAGATTCGTTGTGCTCAAAAGTTAGTTTTTCATCATCTATGATGATATTAAAGTAGtcttttctctttttttcaAGTTTGACATTCTTATCCTCATTAGCATTTTTTTCGTATTCAAGTTGAAAATTAGAACGTGACTTTAATATCGTGTTAATCACTTTAAGTTCCATTATAGATTTAGCTATTTGCAAATTCTTGTCTTCAGATTGTTTataattcaatttttttcatatattcTTCGTCCacccatttttttaaatcaatatCTTGAATGTCTATTTCGAATATATGCACGaaatgtttgtttttaatatgaataaagataatttgcgaatctttttttcttacaaatgtaagtatttttaacgGCACGTTATATCCTTTCTTCTTATCCTCTTTTCgattaaaaatagtttCTATATAGCAGCGAGattcaattataaaatcataagGTTGCTTgctattttgattttttagatgTTTGATAATATCATGCCCAATTTTATTCAattcaatatttatttggttATAAATCAAGatgtttttgtatttaGAGTTTTGGCATATCTCTGTATTATATTCgttaagttttttaacaatatcatttattttttgtccattataatgaaaattttttttaatacttcGATTTGATGAATCTGGGTAGTCAatgttaattttaatgGTTTTAGAaagatcaaaaaatttaaaacgaATAATTCTATGCCTATTTTTGGTATTAATtgttagaaaatttttagtatatattttgtacataaaaatattgctAATGTTATTAGTTATACGTTCCCATGATGATACGAAAAGAatcataaacaaaattataaaatctcTCATTTGAGGgccaaatttttttaattattaaaaatggttaataaattttaaaataagcaaatagaaataaacttttataaatctacataaaagttttatatttttttctaggATAACACTAGTTTAAAATGATACATATTTATGTGgtaaatgaaaattaatggataaatataaaagaaaaattacaattttAGGATATGAGCTAAACGTCCATTTAATTTACTTAGTGGGAGcgttaatataataaaatatatacatTTACATCACCAAATAATTTAGTTGCAATTATCATTttgtgatttttttaatttaccATTTTCGTCAAAAAAAACTCTGGGGGAACCCctatattaaataagtgTATAACATGGCGAACACAAAGGTTAAGGGGTAACAGGAAGAGTTTTAACAGGATACCAAAAAACTTCATACAAACTAAAAGAGAAGGGGCACCAATAAAACGTAGGATGAACCGAAGAAGCGCATCAAATAAGAGTTAATACAAAGGAGGATCAAATTGCGAGATctgatttttgaaaaacatttataatacttttaaaattggacaaaattattaataaagctgataataaaaaaaatattactaAAGAAAATGCAATAATAGGCAGTATAAGtgataaaagaaaaaatgagagataagaaaaaaaatgggTACGTgaccgtttggaacccgctttgaaaaaaacaaaaaagggaaaaataaaaaaattataaaaaaagggacttgatgatttattttaaataatgacaGAAGACAATTTATCCGGTGATTTTTGGGAATTTGGAAAGCCCTTTGGAACTCTAAAAGGTACTCATAGTGTTCTTCTTTGTTTATATCAAGATCAAATATCTCTTATAGAAATGAGCCCAAACCAACTAAATTATATGGTATTCCGACGTAGAATCGCTAGAAGTTACAGTATTTATGTAGTGATTATAGTACTGTGCTCCATCCCTTTGCTTAGCTAATATGGCATCATATGCTACCCATTGATGGTGAACCTATTAAAAACAGGTTGTACATTATCTTCTATTACTTATGGAAAAAGCAGTATATCTATTAGTTACAGAAACGAGCAAGGCGCACGCCGATTCAGCATCAAATTTTtccaaaataaacttttcttttaaCCCCAtgtataaatacatttcatCACTAAAAACCTCATCTGCCTCAACAAACATTGTTTTTGCTAATTttgccatttttttaaagggacccccctttaaaatttcaatgcGGGTTCATTTTCCCAAAGCGGGTTTATTTCCCCAAAGCGGGATCcaaacggtcatgtaccaaatgtttttttgcaaatCATTTACCTAGAATTAggaaatttacaaatttgtttaaaatttatttgaaataataattgtttaattttaaaaaattttccccttataaaaatcttaataaaataatataccagtattttttttcttttcaaGTAAGAGGAAGAGAGAACCCTTACATAAGGACCAGAGGTATTTAAATAAGAACCTTATCCAACCAGTACTGTGAGATTCTTACTCACTAAAACCACCTCCGTACAACATGCCGGTGCAGCAAGCTCCGTCGTATCCATTAGACTTTGGCTTCAGGAGGATACTTCCCATTTATACCTCAAACGCATTCATAGTGATCTCACAGAGGATATGCTTAACGAGCATGGTTATCTATAAGCCGAGCACAGAGATCGTCGTACTAATTCAAAGGTTCCTACAAACATCTGTATTGCACACACGGCCCCTTAAACGAACACATCACCAGCCCGGCGTTTTATTAAACTGCGTTGACCATCATTCTCCCACTAGTTTTGGCCACCGTGGTACAGAATCTTGTATAAAGGGTCCACGAGACCTTCTATTGACTTACTTCGTTAGTCTCTTAGTTATCTCTAGGATTTcactctagagtgcacCAACCATAGGCTCCAACTAGTCCGTACCCAttagatacttttatgtatcattaAGTTACCACAAAGGGATACTGTTTTTTTGGCTTTGAGATGCGTTTAAAAACTAGAcgctattttttataagctAAACGCATACAAGTTTCATTGTATCggcataaaaattattgtggacaattttcatcatctgagttgtatcaactgcatcatagaaagtagaaacaaGTTTAGTGTCTCTGGAATTCGAACACGGGAATTGCTCAATAAAGCATGCCCCGATCACTGAGCCAATGTCGCTTTAGTgacattttataaaatacacGAAGAAACGAATCATCGCGgagtaaaaaaaactttttatacGCATATTCAAAATAGTACTGGCTGTGTATAATAACAGGTAGCAAAAAACTTAGGAAACTTTGAAGTgcacaataaaaataacggaaaacaataaaaggTTGCAAATATGTATTCAGAGACAGAACTCAGAAAAGAGGCTTTAGGTGTAATGAATCTTGTTGGAAAACAGATACGTGCTTTAAGGAATTAACGACCTTACGAGAAGAGCTTAAACATCTATTAAAAAGGACTCAAACACCACTACAAAATTCATATTTGATAAAGGAGGTCAGATACTCAGCAAAATAAATTACGGACAAtgaaaaagtttttttaatggtAAAATAGAATGAGTATGCAACGTGAAGTTAGTTTAAAGGCTGGTAGAAGTACGAAAGGACACAAAGAAGCATGAGATCCGTGGGGTGATAATTTGGCATCAGTCAGAGAAGACGAATTAACTCACAATAAACATTGCTTCTCTTCGTAATACACCCTCTATGGACATGAGCTTCTTTTATGCAATTAGGcgaaataatataatacatTTGTCTTCTTTATACTTAGTATAGACCAGGAAGAGAATACTTATACTATAAAGTTTCTAGTCTAAATGCAATCATAGGAACACTGGAGATCTGTTCCTCGACATCAATTAAccatattaaaataatgatCATAAATTAACTATCGTATCTCGCGCTAAGCTTATTTATggttttcatttttaacatataattgctaaattattaaggtaatcttgtaaaaaaagattgcACGTAAGATTGTTATGTACATTTTAGCcataataatatcaaaaaagtGTTAAACTATGGTCGAAATAATCTAAACTTTTCTCCTATGATAgcaatatttttcattcaTAAACAAGAATGGTAATGACATTATGAAATGTAGGGAAAGATGTACGGCCCAAATGCggcaattatatttttttatttaaaatgcttattttaaaacataaacgaatatagatttttatatattctttttcatTCTAATATTCCTACCTAGCGATTAACCCCTGAGCTCGAACACATAGTCTTTTAACTCgtaaaaaactataatatCTTTGCTCCAatccatttttttttgaattatgCTAGTTAACATATTGTTTGAACTTGTATTAATTCATAATTACAGACTaagattatttaatttttttaaaactctttggtttttaaaatttacaaaagaaatattatgaGCTTATAATGTTAAAATAATGCCTTTTATACACAAAATACttaatttgaatttttaatgcGTATCTCAtgtgttttatttttgtttctaattattattttcaaacAAATTGGATCAAAGATAACGTCAAAATCGTTTTTctgaatttatttaacccttccgcaagaaaaaattttcaaaaacgTTTAAGCGccgaaaattttttaatcattgtgataaaaattttaactacacaagttttaaaattatttcattgaggtttataatttcattgtctccttttcttttactaaaaaggttttttagaaatttacatatatttttcttttccttgttagaaatttaaaaaacgatgCAAATTGAGGTCTATAATCTCAGTTTCTTCAAAACGAGAAAGTAAATTCTAattcataataaaaaaatatttaacacacactaaaaaaataaattattgttcaaaagttttataaagACTAGGATCAAATATGATTACATCTCTTATATATTCATCATTATTATCAAAACTTCGTATTCTCGTTTTTACACGATTTTctgaattttctaaaaattgaTGTACAATTTCCCattcttcatttttggACACATTACTATCATATGCATATATAACCGAATCAGAAGTGTAGTCAATTTCACCTTCTCTAGTTTTAGGATTAGTcgaattataattaaatctCTCACCATTTGGAAAAGTAAAACCAGGAAAAAATTGcttatatacaaaattttcatttgttATCTTAAACACCAGAACACATTGATCTGAAAAATCAAACTCAGCAGAAAACTTTTCAGTATTTTCTTTAGTAATCCCCAGTACGAACTTTTTAGTTCTTTCTAGAATATCTGCTATTTCAGAtattattagttttttgtttttataattttttactgtATCTTTGTAGAAATTGGCCATGATATTATCAACGAAAGCCTTGTCTTCTTCATAACATTCGTCAAAAGcgtattctttttttttaaaatcgtTTTGCAGGTACAACGTGAATGTGTATTTTTCCCAAAATGCTTTGtcaatataaagaaaagcaTGGTTGTGTGTTATATCTCTAGAAATAATCAGATATGACACATCGGTACAAAGAAATGAAGAAAAGAAGGATTGAATGAGCATTGATGGATGGGgcttagaaaaaaaatatttttatagtccaATTAATATGAAACAAAATTGActatttttcttataaatcGACAAAATAACAAGtttggtattttttaatattaaatatttaatttatcaaaatcagaaatatttaagaaattacattaaatatttatactgagaaaatatgtttaactattttttgtaatttttaaactcaTCTacattaatttatcaatttaaGCCGTCAAACTCAAAGTCGTATTTAAAACTTGTAAAAGTTAAATTTTGAGCATGTCTGTATATTTAatcattattatttttctgaCATTACTCATGGGCTTAATGTTTATTTGACAGTTATTTAATTAACcgttttaatttatcaagtTTCAAAACTGTCAAAATTTGACAGTAAAAACTCGGCCTTTACATCgatattttatcttatcTATCtgcaaaaatattttctctttttaaGCTGTCAAGTGTTTATgagatataattttatatttgccCTTTCTGTAGCTGTCAAATGTTGTACGTCATAATAATGATTGTAAGTGGATATTTTTTGCAATTTgctaaatcattttttttgatagtTATTCTTCAAGGGATTTTAATCTGATATTAACATAAATCTAAGGTATTAAGAATTGGTTTAAATTATACGCGAGCAAATTTCTACTGAAATCTACAAAATGGAAAGGATTTAGATGtcaaattttcaaaattcaCTCACATTTCTATGAAAAAAGTAAGAAgaggaaaaaaaaatgtatagCACAATATTGATATTTATtagtatttaaatatatacatTAGATTAAAACAGAGTTTTAGCAACCTTTTAAGATAAACAGgcttttttttcttccaTCATACAAAGTgtcaaaattattattacaaGCATACCGTACAGCTATAGGAGCTTTCAATGAAATCTAATTCTTTCAGTGGTGTTTGTATGAAAATTTCTTGAACATTTTGAAAGGGAGGTGTATTTTGAAGTCTAATCATCCTTATAATGTTCCCAGTTTATACAAGCCTTCTACACatcttaataataaaactaaaaattaCATGTTTCTAGTATTTTTTCCTAAAAAATACCTTTTCTTATCTTCGATCTTTTCCTAAATACCACAATCCTTTATTATTTACTACTATGGTACTTTACCTTTTCTActataaatacattttttccTCCGCCTGAATCATGTAAAAGTAcatttcaaatattaaagctattatttaattgtaTTTCTTCAATTTATCTACGCAGTGCATTACATCTGGTCACACTACCTTTTAGCTATCTCTACTATGTTCTTGGTTTCAGACCCTCCCTCTGCAAGTCCCTGCCGATGTTAAAGGAGATGCTCTCTAGTgtcttatttataattctcATTTAAATGTAAACTTCGGTACTAATCGATAAACCATTGGTTTAACATAATTGCTGTGGTATTCCGTCCCATGTTATGACGaatgatatatttgatGCATTTGTACATTAGGCCCAATTCAACTGCTAAGACATCGTactttctataaatttttctgaAAGTTATTTCTTTTCGATTGgcgttatttttttatttttcttgtccagtaaaatatatcgggctttttaaattgtatcTTTACATCAGTGTTGATTTTGGTGTCCACACGAAATTCTGCGTTAACAGAGCTACTATTTCTTGCATGCTGTGTTTCGTATTTTCTTAGATGACTTTagttcatatttttaaatcatgtTATAagataattaatataaatattaaaatttttcgcTTTATACTTTAAATCCTAACATTCTTACTATATGGAATGTTTAAACTATATTTCAACTTCATAGAAACTATTTCCAGCTTAACTGATCTACATTATTGCTTTTAAATAGCAAAATAACACATAATTCTCTGCTTACGTGAATAAACTTACTTCGTTATACTATTTCATTCGGGATTATGATTGTCTCCTAATCTCATACTATGCATTTAGCCTTTCTAGAGATGCTTACCTTGAGCAAATTCAGGTATAAATCCCAGGACACAAAACttgtttctactttctatgATGCTGTTGGATCAACTCGATGATGAAATCTAAACGATAATCATCAAGTTgatataatgaaaattgTGTGTGTTCAGCCACAAGGGAATGGACGTCTGGTGTAGAAACGAACTTAAGGCCGAAAACAGTATCCCTCTTGTGGTGACTAAATGATGCATAAAAGTATCTAGTGGGTACGGCCTAGTTGGAGCCCATGGCTGGTACACTCCAAAGTAGATTTCTAAAGAAAACTGAGAGACTCGACgttgtaaatttaaaaatgtccCGTGGATCCTATTCTACAAGATTCTGTAACACGGTGGCCGAAACTAGTGGGTGACTGGTGGTCAATGCAGgccaataaaaattccaGGCTGATGATTTGGGCGTATGTGCAATACAAATGATTGTTGGGACCTTTGAGTTAGTACGATGCTGCCTCTTTTCGGGGCATAGATAACCATGTTTGTTAAGTATATCCGCGCGAGGTCACTCTGGACTCGAATTGGGGGATAAATGGGAAAGTTCTCCTGGGCCAAAGTCCAATGGATACGGCGGAGCTTGCTGATTTGGCAAGTAATATAGAGGGAGTTATATTGAGTAAGAATCCCACAGTACTAATTGGATAAAGATCACAATCAAATTTCTATGTAAGGTTTCTCCCCatctaatatataatagaaaaCCAATTTGAGATATTCTAATGTTCCTATCTTTTCAATGCTTGCAtttctgatttttttacatttatgccttaaaatatgttttattcAATATGACAAATTTTGAGATTATTAAATCAAACAGGCATTCATTGTAAAAACACTCAAGAATGttattcaaaattataaatataaaatagtCCAGTTTTCAAATTCGCTCTTTCAatacttaaatttattcaataaaacaatattaatttttaaaaaataatataaaaaaacaatattaattttttaaaaataatattaaaaaaacaatattaattttttaaaaataatattaaaaaaacaatattaattttttaaaatataatatttattttctactTATCAAATttggttttatttttattcattaATATACTGTTTTATATCTTCATAAGTGTCACTCGTCCGCTCAAATATCTCATAACAAGTATCTTCAAATATCCTCTTTGTATATTTATCAACCACACATTCTTTAACTTTACTCCTCAAATATTTCAATCCCGATCTCGTGTCTTCTTTATACATCTCAAGAAACTTGTGTTTCCTCACTGTCATTATAGCGCATCTTCTTGCGTCTTCATAACTCATTTTCGTCAAGTCTAAAGTCCAGAAGTCGTTCTGCCTTTCGTCGACTACATTGCCGCCAAAAAGGTAGAATTTGTCAACCCAGAAAATAAATTGGTGCGCCGTCCTGGGCATAGGCCCCTTGAAGTCTATTTCTACTTCATTCcatgttttataaatgagaCTGTATGAGTATAATTTAGATATGTCGAGTCTGCTTTCTTTATCTTTACCGTATGTAAATAATACGATAATATCATTGTTATACAAAATGCTTCTTTGTAAAACTCGCCCGTCTGTGTTTATTGGAAATGGAATTGATTCGTAGACAGTCCATGTGTCGAGAGAATATAAACTTATAGATTTGAAATATTCTTTACCCCTTTGGCCTCCTATAATGGCAAGGGTATTGGGGTACTCA
Proteins encoded in this window:
- a CDS encoding putative SP-containing protein; protein product: MLIQSFFSSFLCTDVSYLIISRDITHNHAFLYIDKAFWEKYTFTLYLQNDFKKKEYAFDECYEEDKAFVDNIMANFYKDTVKNYKNKKLIISEIADILERTKKFVLGITKENTEKFSAEFDFSDQCVLVFKITNENFVYKQFFPGFTFPNGERFNYNSTNPKTREGEIDYTSDSVIYAYDSNVSKNEEWEIVHQFLENSENRVKTRIRSFDNNDEYIRDVIIFDPSLYKTFEQ